GCTCGGGATGTGATTTCCTCCGAAGATTTGGGAGCCATCCAACAGCAACTCTGGCAAAGTATGCGGATTTATCCCGGCATGACCTACATTAACTTTGCCAATCCTCGAGGGTTGTTTGTCGGGATTGAACGGCTGAGTAATGGCGATTTGGTCTCAGAGGTGATTGATCCCCAACAGCATTCGGGCAAGGTTACACGATCGCTGTTGGACAGCAATGGGCAGGTTAAAAAGCAACTTGATTTGTATGATTATGAGCCGCGAACGGACGACTGGTATTTAGCAGGTGTTCGGGCAAAAAGTCCCACCTGGAGTTCCATTTATACCTGGGAGACCGGTGAACCCACCAAGCGGCTGGCGGTGTCTGCCAGCTACCCCGTTTATAGCGAAAAGAATCGATCGCTCAAGGGCGTGATTGGCATCGATTTTCTGTTTGATGCCTTGCAACAACAACTCCAAGCCCTCCACATTACCCCTAACGCCAGGGTCTATTTGTTGGAGCGAGACGGTAAGGTAATTGCCGCTTCTAAGGGTAATAGCTTCTCGCAAGAAAGCGGTTCCATTCAGCGCCTGTCGATGGATAACACCAACGATCAGGTCTTGAAATCTTTGGGGGGTCTGGTGCGGGCCAAAGATGGGCAGCTTTTGCAAAATGTGGAGCTGGAAACCCCCTTACAAGATCAGCCTTATTTTGTGCGATCGGCCAGTTGGAATGGTTTAGAGGGCTTAGATTGGCAAATCCTGTTGGCCATCCCCCGATCGGACTTGACCCGGGAAGTGGATCGCAGCACTGAACAAACCATCTGGATTTGTGCCTTGGCCGTGGCGGGATCGGTGGTGTTGGGAGTGGTTACCACCCGGACGATTAGCCGGCCCGTGCAACAGTTGGCCGAAGCGGCGGAACGGTTTGCGATCGATCAAAAACAAACCCTACCGCCCCGATCGCCGATTGTGGAACTCAGTGCGCTCTCCCATTCCTTTGATTCCATGGGTCGGCAATTAAAAGCCTCCTTTGAAAAATTGGAACAGGCGAACGAGCACCTGGAACAAGCCAATTTGGCCTTGGAGCAGCGCGTGGAAGAGCGCACCCGTGAATTGTCGGCCGCCCTCACGGATTTGAAGGACACGGAAGCCCAACTCATTCAGACGGAAAAGATGTCCAGCTTGGGCCAAATGTTGGCCGGAATTGCCCACGAGATTAATAATCCCACCTCGTTTGTCTATGGCAATTTGGACTATGTTCAGGAATATATGAACGGGTTGCTAACGCTACTGGAAATGTATCAAGCAACCTATCCCCATCCCCCTGAAGAAATTAGAGATTACCAGGATGATTTAAACCTCGATTTCCTGGTGGATGATTTGCCAAAGGTGGTGCGATCGATGCGCGAAGGCACAGAGCGAATTCGCAATATTGTGCATGACTTGCGCAATTTTTCGCGCATGGATGGCCAGGAAATGCGCCGGGTGGATTTGCACGAAGCCCTCACCAGCACT
This Limnothrix sp. FACHB-406 DNA region includes the following protein-coding sequences:
- a CDS encoding ATP-binding protein; the protein is MTMVQHQQRSSGAAKGAGIRKGAWIRLKFLLIIPFCLEVGLAVGLSAYWSIQNSRQAVGRMVDHLENHTVETVESKLSQELRQPHQINAINAQLLARDVISSEDLGAIQQQLWQSMRIYPGMTYINFANPRGLFVGIERLSNGDLVSEVIDPQQHSGKVTRSLLDSNGQVKKQLDLYDYEPRTDDWYLAGVRAKSPTWSSIYTWETGEPTKRLAVSASYPVYSEKNRSLKGVIGIDFLFDALQQQLQALHITPNARVYLLERDGKVIAASKGNSFSQESGSIQRLSMDNTNDQVLKSLGGLVRAKDGQLLQNVELETPLQDQPYFVRSASWNGLEGLDWQILLAIPRSDLTREVDRSTEQTIWICALAVAGSVVLGVVTTRTISRPVQQLAEAAERFAIDQKQTLPPRSPIVELSALSHSFDSMGRQLKASFEKLEQANEHLEQANLALEQRVEERTRELSAALTDLKDTEAQLIQTEKMSSLGQMLAGIAHEINNPTSFVYGNLDYVQEYMNGLLTLLEMYQATYPHPPEEIRDYQDDLNLDFLVDDLPKVVRSMREGTERIRNIVHDLRNFSRMDGQEMRRVDLHEALTSTLMILGHRLKGNGSSPTIHVVTQYDEAWPVDCYPGLMSQVFVNLLVNAVDALEEAALRGQCPHPEIVISTEAQVSDGLFVVRIRDNGPGIPESVQQRMFDPFFTTKPVGRGTGLGLAIGYQIVVEKHGGQLICTTDPAWGTEFTVAIPGQRAAPGSIAPATQALVTVAA